In one Saimiri boliviensis isolate mSaiBol1 chromosome 3, mSaiBol1.pri, whole genome shotgun sequence genomic region, the following are encoded:
- the LOC104650040 gene encoding 26S proteasome regulatory subunit 7-like, with protein MRVGVDRNKYQIHIPLPPKIDPTVTMMQVEEKPDVTYSDVGGCKEQIEKLREVVETPLLHPERFVNLGIEPPKGVLLFGPPGTGKTLCARAVANLTDACFIRVIGSELVQKYVSEGARMVRELFEMARTKKACLIFFDEIDAIGGARFDDGAGGDNEVQRTMLELINQLDGFDPRGNIKVLMATNRPDTLDPALMRPGRLDRKIEFSLPDLEGRTHIFKIHALYGVNKNQHFLDI; from the coding sequence ATGAGAGTGGGTGTGGAcagaaataaatatcaaatacaCATTCCATTGCCTCCTAAGATTGACCCAACAGTTACCATGATGCAGGTGGAGGAAAAACCTGATGTCACATACAGTGATGTTGGTGGCTGTAAGGAACAGATTGAGAAATTGCGAGAAGTAGTTGAAACCCCATTACTTCATCCAGAGAGGTTTGTGAACCTTGGCATTGAGCCTCCCAAAGGTGTGCTGCTCTTTGGTCCACCTGGTACAGGCAAGACACTCTGTGCACGGGCAGTTGCCAACCTGACTGATGCATGCTTCATTCGAGTTATTGGATCTGAACTTGTACAGAAATATGTCAGTGAGGGGGCTCGAATGGTTCGTGAGCTCTTTGAAATGGCCAGAACAAAAAAAGCCTGCcttatcttctttgatgaaatTGATGCTATTGGAGGGGCTCGGTTTGATGATGGTGCTGGAGGTGACAATGAAGTGCAGAGAACAATGTTGGAACTGATCAATCAGCTTGATGGTTTTGATCCTCGAGGCAATATTAAAGTGCTAATGGCCACTAACAGACCTGATACTTTGGATCCAGCACTGATGAGGCCAGGGAGATTGGATAGAAAAATTGAATTTAGCTTGCCTGATCTAGAGGGTCGGACCCACATCTTCAAGATTCACGCACTCTATGGGGTGAACAAAAATCAACACTTCCTAGATATCTAG